Part of the Onthophagus taurus isolate NC chromosome 11, IU_Otau_3.0, whole genome shotgun sequence genome is shown below.
gagaaaacaacaattgaagttttgataaaattttcgatgttgcaattgtcatcgataattttcaaaattcgctataaaattaatttcttgaaggatccttgtggaaatatcaccaattattaattaaaagtatcctctttttaatgcaaaaagccgttttgaaaaatcgcttttagtttttgagaaaacaatattttaagttctgataaaattatcgatgttgcaattttcatccataattttcaaaattcgctattaaattaatttattgaaggttccttgtggaaatatcaccaattattaattaaagtatcctctttttaatgcaaaaagccgttttgaaaaatcacttttgggtcttgagaaataaatttttgaaatatcgacaatttttttgaatttttctattttcaccgattaagttttaaaaattcgtataaaatccagttcttggaatatgactatgaaaattttccaaattgttAATAAGAGAGTcccctttccaatgaaccaagccgttttgaaaaataacttttagtttttgagaaaacaacaattgaagttttgataaaattttcgatgttgcaattgtcatcgataattttcaaaattcgctataaaattaatttcttgaaggatccttgtggaaatatcaccaattattaattaaaagtatcctctttttaatgcaaaaagccgttttgaaaaatcgcttttagtttttgagaaaacaatattttaagttctgataaaattatcgatgttgcaattttcatccataattttcaaaattcgctattaaattaatttattgaaggttccttgtggaaatatcaccaattattaattaaagtatcctctttttaatgcaaaaagccgttttgaaaaatcacttttgggtcttgagaaataaatttttgaaatatcgacaatttttttgaatttttctattttcaccgattaagttttaaaaattcgtataaaatccagttcttggaatatgactatgaaaattttccaaattgttAATAAGAGAGTcccctttccaatgaaccaagccgttttgaaaaataacttttagtttttgagaaaacaacaattgaagttttgataaaattttcgatgttgcaattgtcatcgataattttcaaaattcgctataaaattaatttcttgaaggatccttgtggaaatatcaccaattattaattaaatcctctttttaatgcaacaagccgttttgaaaaatcgcttttagtttttgagaaatatattttttaaatgatcgacaatttttcgaatttttcaattttcgccgattaagttttaaaaattcgtataaaatccacttcttgaaatatgagtatgaaaatatcccaaagtgttaataagagtgtcctctttccaatgaaccaacacgttttgaaaaataacttttagtttttgagaaaacaatatttgaagttttgataacattatcgatgttgcaattttcatcgataacttgcaaagttcgctataaaattcatttcttgaaggattcttgtggaaatatcaccaattattaattaaagtatcctctttttaatgcaaaaagcctttttgaaaaatcatttttagttcttgagaaataaatttttgaaataatctacagttttttcgaattttgttattttcgccgattaagttttcaaaattcgtataCAGGCCAGTtgttggaatatgagtatgaaaatttcctaaagtgttaataaaagtgtcttctttccaatgaaccaacccgttttgaaaaatagtttttaatttttgagaaaacaatatttaatgttttgataaaattttcgatgtttctattttcatcgataattttcaaaatgcgctataaaattaatttcttgaaaggtatcacttcagaaatgcaccagaaattattaCCATAttggccggatatccggcttttcgcgaaatcactatccgttccatcactaattAGGACATATGCGTACTTGTGGTTCAGAATAAAAGCAAATATTGCTTATTACCAATTTTCGTTACAATGGCCTTACATGAAGCAACTTTACATATTATGCACAACAATTTGGgacatactttttttttgtactgtCGGAAGTCTATTATGGGGAACCCTGTACAAGTGTTGATTTCTGGATAGTTTTGAAAACCTGTAGAAATTCTTTTGTATcctttaaaattcatttaaagcACTGAAAATCTTTCTAATTCCCTTAAAATTGCTACAAAATTTAGGTTGTCTTTCAAAATGgttggaaataaaaacaaaattccaacaaaaatatgaaaatgctTTCAAGTCCTGGATATGTTTAGAAGTCTCTGAAAAAACCTTATTATAATAAGGTAATTCTTATGGTATCCTTGGATAACCTTCGAAAATACGTGAAAATGTTACGTAAATCTCTGGCATGGTTTAAAATGCTGGATATTTTTCATAATCCAGGTATACTCCTGTGATTTCTTTGtaaattgttcaaaatccttggttattttcaaaaatttcataacatcCTTGAAAATGTTTAGATCAATTGAGATTGTTAGAAATTTCTAGTTTGTTCCAGTTCATTGTAGTTTGAATTCCAATTACTCTTATTagttacttattttatttcttatctaTTGATGAAATTGAGGTTTCTTGTCACTAATATAATATCATATCCATTAGAACCATACTTTTCATTCGTAATCACATATAACTAATGAATTAGCTCAAGGTGCTGAGGACAGAGACACTCATGATCGGAGCGGCGGATCTTCCAAGCAACAAGCTGCAGATAGAAGAATAGATATTCAGCCGGCTGAAGATGAagaaggtaataaattaagaacattatattttttttctgtaacCAATAGAAgcttaattaaaatgtaattttttttttgatatagaTCAAGATGATGGTTATTCAATAAAACACATTGCTTATGCGAGATACTTAAGAAATCAtcgtttaattaatgaaattttttcggATACTGTTGTACCGGATGTAAGATCTGTCGTAACAACCACTCGGATGCAAGTATTAAAAAGACAAGTTCAATCGTTGACGATGcaccaaaaaaaattggaagCAGAATTACAACAGATTGAGGAAAAATTCGAAGCGAAGAAACGAAAATTTGTCGAAAGTAGTGACCAGTTTCAAGAAGAGCTCAAGAAACATTGCAAACCGGCCGTTGACGacgatacatttttaaaaatggtcgAGCGTCAATACGATATTTTGAGACGTGAGAAAATGAGGGGTGTTGAAGATCAAAAAGTGAAAAACGAAGATGGGAATGGAAATAACAACGGGGAAGTCACTTTGAGTAATGATGAGATTGGGAATAAAGAGAGGGAGGCTGAAAGGGAGAATGAGAAgattcaacaacaaaatgggATGAATGGGTTGAGTCAGGTTGAGATGAAAGACGATAGGAGCGCTTTACCTCCTCAATCGACTCCACCGAATCAAGATGTTGAAGTTGGTTCGCCTCAACCAACGAGTTTAATCCACCATCATCCTACAAATCCACCCCCACACATGTCACCTGGTCACATCCCGCAAAATCAACCTCCGCCGCAAAACCACTCTGGGAGTCATGGTAATTCACCCCAAAACCCTCATATTCCCCATCCAAGTAGTCCACATCCACCTTCGTTATTGCAATCTAGTTCTCAACATCCACCAGCTCAACATCCTTCTCCTCAGCATCCCCCAATAAACGCCCCACCCCACCATCCTCCTCCTGGAAGTCACCCACCAACTCATAGTCCTCATCCAAGTTCACCACACTCAAGTTCGCCATCTCATCCAGGAGCAGCCCCTCCTCATATTCCACCTCCTCACGGAACCCCACCTCATGGTAATACCCCACCACATCCAGGTCAATCCATGATGCCTCCAACACAAGTTCCGTATCAACAATACCCGCCTGGAAGTCCCCAATCGGTTCCCTTACCTCCAAGGCCACCTCATAGCCCATATGGATATCCCCCTCAACAACCGCAAGGGTATCACCCGCAGTCACCATACCCACAATATCCACCACATCCATACTATCATCAACCATACCCAGGGCAATATCCACCTCATATGGGCAGACCACATCCAGGATTCCCACACGCGGGCCCTCCAGAAGCAGCGGGTGGACAACATATGCCGCCTCCCGGATCCGAACAAGATCACGGCGGACCACCTCCGCCTAGAATGTATGGTGCGGCAATGCCAGAAAGTGATAGGCCGCCAAATGAAGCTGATGGAGCGCCGTCGACACCGATGGACATGCACGAGGAACGTGAGTAAGAAATTTGTTTTGGTGgttgtcaaattaaaaatcttattgaacttttacataacttattaatgttttaacatTTGGAGTATGTTAATCATTCATTTGTATTTTTCAGTTCCTAAAGGCGaattaaatgaagaaattCGGGACAGAAAAGAAGGAGAGTGAACGGTTCTGCTTTAAGTTATctctaatattttttaaacattgcGTTATAGTTATTTTAAAGATTAGAGATTAGTAATAACTATATGTGGAAATAaatcacaataataataacttaaaataagAATAACAGTGGACATGGAAAATATAGACTTTTATGAGTAACAGTTTGTTTATTTACTCAACAATTCATCACTTTTGATATCCTTTTTCAGTCTTGATTCAGAACTGGAGGATTGGTAGTGAACAGTGACATTAAGTCCTTGTATTTTCTTTCAGTGATTGGGTGCGAATGAGGATAGCATTGCTGCAAATCAACGGTTTGTCTACGCAAGACCTtgcatagaaaaaaatgtctGCTTGCAATATCATGCACCTTGTATGGTTTGTATTCACTCTTTTTGGCACCACACGCTATAGCTTTCCAGTCTCCTGGCTTTTCCAACACGTTTGAATTTCGTCCCAATTGCAGAGTGCATGGATCACATTCTATTTTACTGTGTCCAGACGTTAAGAACTTAAGTTCAATgctttttaaatgttttactTTCTGTACAACATACATGCACATCGCTACAACGTACTTATTCAAGTTTTGACCACTGCAACGGTTACTGAAACATCTGATGTCTTCTATTGATTTAGGAAGAGATTGAAAGTATTTACTTTCCCTATTAAGTATTTAACTTTTTAGGCTAGCTACATAACCACCTCTGCCTCCTTGTCCTTCAAGCCATATAACGCCATCTCCTTCAGtggttttaatattataaattgtgAAGTTATTGCTTGGGTTACTCGGGCAAAGCAAGACTTGttgcaaataataataataataataaactgccTTTATTTCCAGAGTAAAGAgaacaaacaataataatagtaactATAGTTACTATAAtgcaaaataaagataatcaaaaaagaaaaaaaaacaatatttaaaaagaaaaataacttaaatacaAAACAGGTGGAAATCCTAAGGCGAAGTTCACAATGCGACCATAATATGGCCCGCTTCTGCTCTTCCacttaaccttaaaaataattgcacTTTTATTCAATCGTAGTACATGCCTACtcccaaaaactaaaactattaATTGATTCTGCATTATAATCTTCATTTCACTTATAATCTATCTTATATATgagctaataaaataaaaaataatataatgaaataaaacaaaaacaaattattccaCTCGCATTAAAATTAGATTGATCCACTACAAAGCAAACAAGAAGTCACTGTCGCTCAAATAAATGCCTAAACAATAACGTTCTGAAAGCACCCTCCCTTTAGGCCCTAATGGTGACGGGGATAGAATTATACAGCTTATAGGCACAGTAGCTAAACGCACGACAAAACAGAGCTGTACTATGAGCAGGCggattaacaacatttttatttctaatatttatACTGTGTAGATCCCCTCTAAACTGAATCTTTTTACTCAAATAATTAGGCGAGCCAGTTGTGACAACCTTGAGATACAGAACTGAAGCCTGTAGAGTATAACGATTGTGAATATTCAGCCAAGTTAACTCTAAGCTTATGAgagattctttaaaattttttaattctgaataTATATCTCATACAAGCGTTCTGCACTCTTTGCACTCTCAATCTATCCATGGAATCCAAACATGGATAGTAGATAGGAATACAATAATTAAGCAAAGACAGTACAAAACATTCACAAAGcacctttttcatttttaaattaaaaatatctttgaaagaatagagtaattttaatttcaaaaaacaaacacttAATGTTTTAGTAATGTGCTGTTTGTACCTAAAGGCATTATCAACAACTAGCCCAAGATTCCTTGCCTGATCAACAATAGGTATATTGCAACCGTTCAACCTAAGAATCAGATTAGCTTTCAATTTCTCGACTTCCACATTTCTGCCAAGCAGAATAACTACACTTTTATCAGGGTTTAATATCAAGGCGTGATTCTTTGCAAATTCACTGACATTCGCTAAGTCCTTATTAATTTTCCATGCTGCCCCCTCATATTCACGAAACGGAAAGTTGTAGTATAGCTGAGTGTCGTCAGCATACATatgaattttacaataattgacAGCTTTTGGAAGCATAGATGTGTATAAACAAAACAGCAAAGGACCTAACACCGACCCCTGCGGTACTCCACGCTTCAGCTTCAATGGTTCAGAAATTAAGCCATTGACCTGTACACATTGGCATCTGTCTATTAAATACGTCTTAATCAAGCTTATAAATTCCTCCCCGCCTCCAATATAGTGAAGCATCGACAGCACAATATCATGGTCAACAACATCGAACGCTTTGCTAAAATCCAACAACACTAAAGCGGTGCACTCTTTACCGTCTTTGGCCTTTAATATATCGTCAGTGACATTTAAAAGTGCAGTTGTGCAACTACGTCCAGGCACAAATCCCGATTGACAGTCTggtaatatatcatttgaaataataaagtttttaaattagtagGAAATAACTTTTTCCAGTACTTTGCTCAAGGTAGGAAGAATAGAAATCGGTCGCAGGTGCTTAAAATCAGTAGGTTTTTCGATTTTCGGTATTGGAATGACCACAGCAGACTTCCACTGCGAGGGAAAATGTGACTCAATTATGCAGCTGTTTATGAGATGTGTGATATATGCAAAGGCATAAGGAACTATCAATTCAATCATCTGCGCAGATATGCCATCAGAGCCAACAGACTTACTGGTGATTGACCTGATAATGCCAAATACAGAATCTTCATCTACCGTGTGAAGATCAAAGGGTGTATTCGTATCGCTATAGCTGTTATTTGAGTAAAATAGTATCGTATGctttatgttattaatattgacgTCAGGAGTACCACCAACAAATTTTGCAgctcaaaacatttttattatattatattatgcaATAGCATCTTCGTTATCCTGCTTCATAGCCTCTCTCGTCCTTTGTTTGGAATTCTGATGAGTTTTGTATTCCTTCCCTATCATCATTTCGGAAAGCCACGCATACACGGCATTGGTCTTTTTTCGGTCtatgaaattcaaaattaacgttattaaaaatgttgcgGTATGCAGATAATTTTGCTTGTGACCTATCATGTTCCTTACACCATTATTCATAGATTCTATACATAGTGgctaaattttgatttgaatCCAAGTATTTTCTTGTTGTATCAGACCGAACATAATGCGACGGAACCTCTTAATATGTGTCTTTATACTTTCTACTATAGAAGGATCTAATGTTTTGCTTTTACCCTTTCCTCTTCCATCGGGGCAGCGACCcattttaatctagtttttGAAAACGTAATAAGGAAATTAAAAGTTCAGCTGGCAGTTTACtcaaatgatattaatataatGGGACGATCCTTAACGGCAGTACAAGAGATATATTGAGGTAATTGGTTTCAGGCATTATTTCATGAATCATGTACATAATTGAGTacaataattcataaaaataactGAATATCGAACAACTCTGGAGACTATAATAAATCAGTAAATCAGCAAATTAAAATGGTACTGACGCAAGGtggaaaacaataaaaaattcaatgatTCACAGTGTGCAAATCACTGTAGGAAAAACAAAGAATACAAAGAAGGAAAATTGGCTTGACAATGAATGCTGCAAGATCCAAACGAACAAAATAGACAGGAATACAGAGAATCCAGGAAAAATGAAAgcaaaacaataaaatccAAAAACAGGGCACACGAGGAGAATATTCTCGAAGAACTAGAGTCAAATCGAATAAAGACTAGCACTAGACTCTATTTCCAGGAGGTACAGAATATGAAAACGGCTTTAAACCAAGAGGTACCTTATTACATGTGAAGCTATTGGATGTGCAGGCATGAACATAAATCTCTTACGGCTGAAACCCTTGTGGAAGAAGTATTACAAGCTATCGGCGAACGAAATAATAGCGACACTATATCGGCAGAATGTCTAAAATATGGAGGAAAAACTTTGAAGCTTGCTTTTTTTCAGCTAATCTGCCAAATGTGAAAAGAAGAGCGAATACCAACTCTCTGGAAAAAAGTGTTACAGTACATACATAAATCCCTTATTAACACAGGATATAAAGTGTTTTCCCTAATGTTATTGGATCGGCTAATAGTGTATGTTGAACATCTAATAGGAGATTGCCAGTGTGATATTGCACCAGgtttttatagattttaaacCGGCATATGATAGCATCATAAGAGTGACGCTGGAGGATGTCATGGCAGAACTTGGCACActgaaaaaatgaattaatctCACAAAAGCCTGCAGTGAGACTTgtagaaaaattgttgatctTCTTTGCAATCAAGAATGGTTTCAAACAGGACGATTGTGTTATTATACTGGCTTTTGCTGATGACATAGATCATAGGCATGTGGCAATGGCATTCCCTCCGTTATTAAACTCAATGGGAAGGTTGCTAATAATGTTGCTTGCGGCAATGTTGCGACTGAAACATTAGAACTATCTGAGGTTCAGCGGGTATTGCGGGAGGTTTCTCCAAGTAAAGGTCCAGGGCCCGATAATATTCCCTCTATcgtgataaataaatattgggaAGCATTGACAACACCGTTATTGATAATTTGTAACTTATCAGTTTCAAATAGCCAATTCCCCAAGGTGTGGAAAAGGGCCAGGGTGGTTCCGATATTTAAATTCGGCGATCGAGGTTCGGTTGATAATTATCGGCTTATCTCTTTACTCTATGTTATGCGtaaaattttagagaaaatCTTATATGGAAGAATCATCTCACTTGTtcgttcttttttaacacCAGCACAACACGGATTCTTCTCTGGTCACTCTGTCGAAACTAATCTGTTATATTATACTGATCAGCTTTTTTTGTCTGGAGATG
Proteins encoded:
- the LOC111421413 gene encoding SWI/SNF-related matrix-associated actin-dependent regulator of chromatin subfamily E member 1 isoform X1, which codes for MALPSNYKQVSMSVPAPQSANHLLSAGSPMTFNILKERLRASGSASSSSNKETNPFVTTPSGNPNFLPQKAGKNTNNESRTPKPPKPPEKPLMPYMRYSRKVWDTVKAQNPELKLWEIGKIIGQMWRELPEMGKNEFVEEYETEKGEYEKTLKAYHNSPAYLAYIAAKNRAQGAEDRDTHDRSGGSSKQQAADRRIDIQPAEDEEDQDDGYSIKHIAYARYLRNHRLINEIFSDTVVPDVRSVVTTTRMQVLKRQVQSLTMHQKKLEAELQQIEEKFEAKKRKFVESSDQFQEELKKHCKPAVDDDTFLKMVERQYDILRREKMRGVEDQKVKNEDGNGNNNGEVTLSNDEIGNKEREAERENEKIQQQNGMNGLSQVEMKDDRSALPPQSTPPNQDVEVGSPQPTSLIHHHPTNPPPHMSPGHIPQNQPPPQNHSGSHGNSPQNPHIPHPSSPHPPSLLQSSSQHPPAQHPSPQHPPINAPPHHPPPGSHPPTHSPHPSSPHSSSPSHPGAAPPHIPPPHGTPPHGNTPPHPGQSMMPPTQVPYQQYPPGSPQSVPLPPRPPHSPYGYPPQQPQGYHPQSPYPQYPPHPYYHQPYPGQYPPHMGRPHPGFPHAGPPEAAGGQHMPPPGSEQDHGGPPPPRMYGAAMPESDRPPNEADGAPSTPMDMHEELPKGELNEEIRDRKEGE
- the LOC111421413 gene encoding SWI/SNF-related matrix-associated actin-dependent regulator of chromatin subfamily E member 1 isoform X3 — protein: MALPSNYKQVSMSVPAPQSANQRLRASGSASSSSNKETNPFVTTPSGNPNFLPQKAGKNTNNESRTPKPPKPPEKPLMPYMRYSRKVWDTVKAQNPELKLWEIGKIIGQMWRELPEMGKNEFVEEYETEKGEYEKTLKAYHNSPAYLAYIAAKNRAQGAEDRDTHDRSGGSSKQQAADRRIDIQPAEDEEDQDDGYSIKHIAYARYLRNHRLINEIFSDTVVPDVRSVVTTTRMQVLKRQVQSLTMHQKKLEAELQQIEEKFEAKKRKFVESSDQFQEELKKHCKPAVDDDTFLKMVERQYDILRREKMRGVEDQKVKNEDGNGNNNGEVTLSNDEIGNKEREAERENEKIQQQNGMNGLSQVEMKDDRSALPPQSTPPNQDVEVGSPQPTSLIHHHPTNPPPHMSPGHIPQNQPPPQNHSGSHGNSPQNPHIPHPSSPHPPSLLQSSSQHPPAQHPSPQHPPINAPPHHPPPGSHPPTHSPHPSSPHSSSPSHPGAAPPHIPPPHGTPPHGNTPPHPGQSMMPPTQVPYQQYPPGSPQSVPLPPRPPHSPYGYPPQQPQGYHPQSPYPQYPPHPYYHQPYPGQYPPHMGRPHPGFPHAGPPEAAGGQHMPPPGSEQDHGGPPPPRMYGAAMPESDRPPNEADGAPSTPMDMHEELPKGELNEEIRDRKEGE
- the LOC111421413 gene encoding SWI/SNF-related matrix-associated actin-dependent regulator of chromatin subfamily E member 1 isoform X4, with the translated sequence MTFNILKERLRASGSASSSSNKETNPFVTTPSGNPNFLPQKAGKNTNNESRTPKPPKPPEKPLMPYMRYSRKVWDTVKAQNPELKLWEIGKIIGQMWRELPEMGKNEFVEEYETEKGEYEKTLKAYHNSPAYLAYIAAKNRAQGAEDRDTHDRSGGSSKQQAADRRIDIQPAEDEEDQDDGYSIKHIAYARYLRNHRLINEIFSDTVVPDVRSVVTTTRMQVLKRQVQSLTMHQKKLEAELQQIEEKFEAKKRKFVESSDQFQEELKKHCKPAVDDDTFLKMVERQYDILRREKMRGVEDQKVKNEDGNGNNNGEVTLSNDEIGNKEREAERENEKIQQQNGMNGLSQVEMKDDRSALPPQSTPPNQDVEVGSPQPTSLIHHHPTNPPPHMSPGHIPQNQPPPQNHSGSHGNSPQNPHIPHPSSPHPPSLLQSSSQHPPAQHPSPQHPPINAPPHHPPPGSHPPTHSPHPSSPHSSSPSHPGAAPPHIPPPHGTPPHGNTPPHPGQSMMPPTQVPYQQYPPGSPQSVPLPPRPPHSPYGYPPQQPQGYHPQSPYPQYPPHPYYHQPYPGQYPPHMGRPHPGFPHAGPPEAAGGQHMPPPGSEQDHGGPPPPRMYGAAMPESDRPPNEADGAPSTPMDMHEELPKGELNEEIRDRKEGE
- the LOC111421413 gene encoding SWI/SNF-related matrix-associated actin-dependent regulator of chromatin subfamily E member 1 isoform X2, translated to MALPSNYKQVSMSVPAPQSANHLLSAGSPMTFNILKERLRASGSASSSSNKETNPFVTTPSGNPNFLPQKAGKNTNNESRTPKPPKPPEKPLMPYMRYSRKVWDTVKAQNPELKLWEIGKIIGQMWRELPEMGKNEFVEEYETEKGEYEKTLKAYHNSPAYLAYIAAKNRGAEDRDTHDRSGGSSKQQAADRRIDIQPAEDEEDQDDGYSIKHIAYARYLRNHRLINEIFSDTVVPDVRSVVTTTRMQVLKRQVQSLTMHQKKLEAELQQIEEKFEAKKRKFVESSDQFQEELKKHCKPAVDDDTFLKMVERQYDILRREKMRGVEDQKVKNEDGNGNNNGEVTLSNDEIGNKEREAERENEKIQQQNGMNGLSQVEMKDDRSALPPQSTPPNQDVEVGSPQPTSLIHHHPTNPPPHMSPGHIPQNQPPPQNHSGSHGNSPQNPHIPHPSSPHPPSLLQSSSQHPPAQHPSPQHPPINAPPHHPPPGSHPPTHSPHPSSPHSSSPSHPGAAPPHIPPPHGTPPHGNTPPHPGQSMMPPTQVPYQQYPPGSPQSVPLPPRPPHSPYGYPPQQPQGYHPQSPYPQYPPHPYYHQPYPGQYPPHMGRPHPGFPHAGPPEAAGGQHMPPPGSEQDHGGPPPPRMYGAAMPESDRPPNEADGAPSTPMDMHEELPKGELNEEIRDRKEGE